A single Carettochelys insculpta isolate YL-2023 chromosome 2, ASM3395843v1, whole genome shotgun sequence DNA region contains:
- the SNRNP48 gene encoding U11/U12 small nuclear ribonucleoprotein 48 kDa protein isoform X1 — MAAASSFCPGPEPGRPRAGVAARCAVWFGAQGETAVCPYDANHRMPSASLAKHVAACRLRRLGYSAEEQAEMYDSAYYYDKVKIPTVTIDKDLQVHIIKQAKSLSAKEGGSYSEAVGAYSTLPVEVPQNHKRFICDLTQADRLAIYDYVLEETKKQRSRSQTTENDSDLFVDLAAKVTQDDGQKGPKSHLEILAEMRDYKRRRQSYRAKNVHITKKSYTEVIRDVIGVHMEELSSHWQEEGKPDSTEMCEGGKSSIAAKSSGRNEERRSASVDSRKSCGSSKDVDRFRHRRDTSRSPDRQKRNRERGKDKDSRRKRDRDEEKYHSHKRRK, encoded by the exons ATGGCCGCCGCCAGCTCCTTTTGCCCAGGGCCTGAGCCCGGCCGGCCCAGAGCAGGGGTAGCCGCCCGCTGCGCGGTGTGGTTTGGGGCTCAG GGGGAGACAGCCGTGTGCCCCTACGATGCCAATCACCGGATGCCCAGCGCCTCCCTGGCCAAGCACGTGGCGGCTTGCCGGCTGCGGCGGCTGGGCTACTCGGCAGAGGAGCAG GCTGAAATGTATGACTCTGCATATTATTATGACAAAGTAAAGATACCCACCGTTACTATAG atAAGGATCTGCAAGTTCACATTATTAAACAAGCTAAATCTTTAAGTGCAAAAGAAGGTGGAAGCTACAGTGAAG CTGTAGGTGCCTATTCTACGCTGCCTGTTGAAGTTCCCCAAAATCACAAACGCTTCATCTGTGACCTGACTCAAGCTGATCGTCTTGCAATCTACGATTATGTCCTTGAAGAGACGAAGAAACAGAGGTCCAGGTCCCAGACCACCGAAAATGACAGTGATCTCTTTGTAGATTTGGCAGCTAAAGTCACCCAAG ATGATGGTCAAAAAGGTCCGAAGTCTCATCTTGAAATCCTGGCAGAAATGCGGGACTATAAAAGACGACGGCAGTCATACAGAGCTAAGAATGTCCATATAACAAAGAAATCTTACACTGAG GTGATCCGGGATGTGATTGGTGTGCACATGGAAGAACTCAGCAGCCACTGGCAAGAGGAGGGTAAACCAGACAGCACAGAGATGTGTGAAGGAGGAAAATCATCCATTGCAGCAAAATCTTCAGGAAG AAATGAAGAGAGACGGTCAGCATCAGTGGACTCTCGAAAGTCTTGTGGAAGCTCTAAGGACGTTGATCGATTTAGACACAGGAGAGATACCAGTAGAAGTCCGGACAGACAAAAAAGAAATCGAGAGAGAGGCAAAGACAAAGATTCTAGGAGGAAAAGAGACAG GGATGAAGAGAAGTATCACAGCCACAagagaagaaaatag
- the SNRNP48 gene encoding U11/U12 small nuclear ribonucleoprotein 48 kDa protein isoform X2, which yields MAAASSFCPGPEPGRPRAGVAARCAVWFGAQGETAVCPYDANHRMPSASLAKHVAACRLRRLGYSAEEQAEMYDSAYYYDKVKIPTVTIDKDLQVHIIKQAKSLSAKEGGSYSEGAYSTLPVEVPQNHKRFICDLTQADRLAIYDYVLEETKKQRSRSQTTENDSDLFVDLAAKVTQDDGQKGPKSHLEILAEMRDYKRRRQSYRAKNVHITKKSYTEVIRDVIGVHMEELSSHWQEEGKPDSTEMCEGGKSSIAAKSSGRNEERRSASVDSRKSCGSSKDVDRFRHRRDTSRSPDRQKRNRERGKDKDSRRKRDRDEEKYHSHKRRK from the exons ATGGCCGCCGCCAGCTCCTTTTGCCCAGGGCCTGAGCCCGGCCGGCCCAGAGCAGGGGTAGCCGCCCGCTGCGCGGTGTGGTTTGGGGCTCAG GGGGAGACAGCCGTGTGCCCCTACGATGCCAATCACCGGATGCCCAGCGCCTCCCTGGCCAAGCACGTGGCGGCTTGCCGGCTGCGGCGGCTGGGCTACTCGGCAGAGGAGCAG GCTGAAATGTATGACTCTGCATATTATTATGACAAAGTAAAGATACCCACCGTTACTATAG atAAGGATCTGCAAGTTCACATTATTAAACAAGCTAAATCTTTAAGTGCAAAAGAAGGTGGAAGCTACAGTGAAG GTGCCTATTCTACGCTGCCTGTTGAAGTTCCCCAAAATCACAAACGCTTCATCTGTGACCTGACTCAAGCTGATCGTCTTGCAATCTACGATTATGTCCTTGAAGAGACGAAGAAACAGAGGTCCAGGTCCCAGACCACCGAAAATGACAGTGATCTCTTTGTAGATTTGGCAGCTAAAGTCACCCAAG ATGATGGTCAAAAAGGTCCGAAGTCTCATCTTGAAATCCTGGCAGAAATGCGGGACTATAAAAGACGACGGCAGTCATACAGAGCTAAGAATGTCCATATAACAAAGAAATCTTACACTGAG GTGATCCGGGATGTGATTGGTGTGCACATGGAAGAACTCAGCAGCCACTGGCAAGAGGAGGGTAAACCAGACAGCACAGAGATGTGTGAAGGAGGAAAATCATCCATTGCAGCAAAATCTTCAGGAAG AAATGAAGAGAGACGGTCAGCATCAGTGGACTCTCGAAAGTCTTGTGGAAGCTCTAAGGACGTTGATCGATTTAGACACAGGAGAGATACCAGTAGAAGTCCGGACAGACAAAAAAGAAATCGAGAGAGAGGCAAAGACAAAGATTCTAGGAGGAAAAGAGACAG GGATGAAGAGAAGTATCACAGCCACAagagaagaaaatag